The sequence AATTGATAACTGTGCCTTTAGGGGCGTTAGCTTTGTAAGCTTTGTCTTTAGTAACCAACAAAGCACCATCACCAGCCATGGAAACTAAGGCATGTTTTGCACCTTGTTCCAATAATTTTCTAGCGTAAGTAATAATTTCTTGTTCATCTTTGAAAGTAACGTTGAACAAGTCGGCTAATTCGTGATGATTTGGCTTAACTACTAGTGGATGTAGGGGCAAAGTATCTAACAATGCTTGTCCAGTAGTATCGATAACGAATTCAGCACCATTTTTTTGAATCTTTTTAGCAATATCTAAATAAAAATCTGAATTCAAATTTTTGCAAAGGCTACCAGCCATGATAACAATGTCACCATCACCAATAGTATTTAGATTATCCATGAAGGTTTTCTTTTCAGATTCACTTATTTGTGGACCAGCACCATTGATTTCAGTTTCCTCATTTTGATCAACAGCATTGATCTTAACGTTGATACGAGTGTCTTCTTTAACTTTAGTAAAAGAAGTCTTTAGGTTGTGTTGGCTTAACAATTCTTCGAACATTGAACCGGTTGCGCCACCTACAAAACCAAGTGCAGTAGAATCAAGTTTTAATTCTTTAAGAATTCTTGAAACGTTGATTCCTTTACCACCAGGAAGTTTCACATCATTAGATGTTCGATTAACTTCACCAGTGTTTAAATTCTTCAATTGTAAAACGTAGTCAATTGAAGGATTGACTGTAATTGTGTAAATCACTATTTTGCCTCCATAATTTTTGTATATTTGTTCAAAAGACTGAATTCCTTTTCTGATAGCTTATTCGTTATTAATGGAACCTCATCTAAAGTTGCAAAACGACTAAAACTGACTTGCGAAAACTTAGAACTATCAGATAAGACAAAAGCTTGATTGGAATGCGCTATTGCTAAGCGCTTGATAGCTGCTTCCTCAGGATCCGGCGTTGTATATCCAGCATCTGTTGAAAAACCATTCGTACCAATAAAGGCGTGATCAAAATGATAATTCTCCAAAGTTTGGATAATAGTCGATCCTACTAAAGCTTTTGTAGATGACTTTAATTTCCCCCCTGGGATGAACGTGTTTACTTTGTAATCGGCCAACATCGAAGCGTTGTCGACACTGTTAGTAATGACTAGTAAATCGGTATGTTCAATTAAATAGGGAATCATGAATTGAATCGTAGTCCCTGAATCAAGAAAAATTACTTCATTATTTTGAACTAGACTAGCAGCTGTTTGGCCAATCATTTTCTTCTCATTAATATGAACTGCAGCTTTTTGTGAAAGAGCAGGTTCTTCATGCAATGAAATCACGTTTTGAGCACCACCGTGAATTCGCAATAATTTGTGACAATTCTCCAAATCTTGCAAATCACGACGCAAGGTAGACTCCGAAGCACCAGTTAATGGAATTAAATCGTGGAGTTTGACAATATTATGAATTTTTAATTGTTCAAGAATTATTTGTTGTCTTTCTTCAGTAAGCACTTTCATCACCTCGCAAATGATATAATACAACCATTACCGTTCAAAATCAATCATAAAAACGCAAAAACTTCCAAAAACGTTCAAAAAAATTAAGAACTTTGAAAAAGTACTGGACAATCAATCGCAGTTCAAAGTATTATGAAGTCTGTTTTTGTGCTAAAATTTAGAAATGATAATTATAGTTTAGAAAGGGGGATTTTAATGTTTGTAGATAACGTTAAAATCACCGTTAGATCCGGAAAGGGTGGCGACGGGGCGGTAGCTTTTCGTCATGAGAAATATGTTCCACTCGGTGGACCTTCCGGCGGTGATGGTGGTCGCGGTGGCGATATCATCTTAAAGGCCAATGAAGGTATGAATACTTTAATGGACTTTAGATACAAGAGAATTTTTAAAGCTCAACCTGGTCAAAATGGTCAAATTAAAGGAATGTACGGTCATAAGGCTGATCCAGTTTATATTAATGTACCAACTGGTACTTCAGTATATGATGTAGAATCTGGTCGTTTGATCGGTGACTTAATAGAAAATAACCAAGAATTAGTAGTAGCAAAGGGTGGCGACGGTGGTCGTGGAAATATTCACTTTGCCAATTCCAAGAATCAAGCTCCAGAAGTAGCTGAAAATGGTGAACCTGGTCAAGAAAAGATTATTAAATTGGAATTGAAATTAATTGCTGATGTTGGTTTGGTTGGTTTCCCATCAGTTGGTAAGTCAACACTTCTATCAGTCTCAACTTCTGCCAAACCTAAGATTGCGGCTTATCATTTTACGACTTTGTCACCAAACCTTGGTATGGTGCGTTTAGAATCAGGTCGTGACTTTGTTATTGCCGATTTGCCAGGTTTGATTGAAGGAGCTTCAAATGGTGTAGGATTGGGAATCCAATTCTTGCGTCACGTTGAACGTACAAGAGTTATTTTGCACTTAGTCGACATGGATCCAAACAATGGTCGTGATCCTTACGAAGATTATTTGGCAATCAGAAAAGAATTAGGTAACTATGATGAGAACGTTTTGAAGCGTCCAGAAGTTATCGTGCCAACTAAGCTGGATATTCCAGGCTCAGAAGAACGGTTAGCTGAGTTCAAAGAGAAATTACCAGAAGATGCTGATATTTTCCCAATTTCAAGTATTCAACATACTGGTGTGAAAGCTTTGATGAATCATACTAGTGAAGTCTTGTCTAAGGCAGAGCCAATTCACTTTGATGTTCAAACTGATGAGACTAAAGAATACAACTATGAACCAGAGAAAAAAGCATTCACGATTGAAAAAGATGGTGAGCACAGTTTCGTTGTTAAAGGTGCTAAGGTTGAATTACTTCTTCAAAGAACTAATTTGGATCACCAAGATGGAATTATGCGTTTTGCTAGACAACTTAAGTCTATGGGTATTGAAGATGCATTAATTGATGCAGGTGCTGAATCTGGAGATTCAGTAACAATTCTCGATTTCACTTTTGAATTTATTTAGGGGCAATAAAAAAATGAATAAATCACCGAAAAGAAGATTTATTACTGGATTTGATGGACTACGTACTTTAGGGGTTATTGGTGTTATCATGTATCACTTGAATCCCAATATTTTTTCCGGCGGGTATTTGGGAGTACCAATTTTCTTCCTTATATCGGGTTACTTAATCACAGATCATTATTTTAATACTGTTGATTATGGTGGTTCATTCTCGTTAAGTAATTTTTACACTAAAAGAATTAAAAGATTATATCCTGGGATGCTATTTGTACTACTAGCTTCTGGAGCTTATATCGTGCTGTTTTTAAAGGATTTGCTTTATCATTTAGATCAAATCTTTGTAACAAATGTTTTGAACGTTTACAACTGGTGGCAGATTTTTAACGGTCAATCTTATTTTGAAAGATTTGCTAATAATGAATCTCCATTTACCCATTTGTGGACGTTGTCAATTGAAGGTCAATTTTATATTGTTTGGCCAATTCTACTTATTTTATTCACCAAGTATGGCGTTAAAAAGAGCCGTATCTTTGGCTTTTCAATGGTTCTTTCGATTGCTTCGGCAATTTGGATGGCTATCTTATTTAAGCCGGGTGTTGACCCAAGTAGAATTTATTATGGAACTGATACTAGATTATTCTCCATCCTTCTTGGTTGTGGACTTGCTTTAATCTGGCCAGCTGAGAAATTAAAGAGTGGTCTGAAGAAAAATGACAAACTGAAATTGAATTTGGTAGGACTATTGTCATTTGCATTGATGCTTTTGATGATTTTCACGATTAAAGATAATGATCCATTCCTTTATCGTGGTGGGATGTTTATCTTCTCAATCACGACATGTATCTTTATTGCGGTCGTTGCGCATCCGGATTCTTTCTGGAATGGCGTTTTATCGAATCGCGTCTTCCATTACGTAGGAACTAGAAGTTATGGTCTTTACTTGTATCAATTCCCAGTAATGATTTTCTTTGAATCAAAATTCAAGAACATTGCTGATCATCCAATTCTTTATCCAGTTATTGAAGTTATTTTAATTGTTTTAGTAACTGAATTTTCATTTAGATTTGTTGAACAACCTTTGGCACATGCTAAATGGCAAGATGTTAAGAACTTCTTCCGTTCTTCAACTAGTGTTCAAAGAGTGTTAGCGTTGGTTATCGCTGTTATCAGTATGACTGGTTGCTACAGTGTGGTTAAGGCTGTCAGTGCACCTAATCCTAATGTTAATCACAGTGAATTAGCTACGAAGATTAACAAAAATGAAAAGGCTAATAAAGCTAAGAAGCAAAAGGCTATCGAAAACTTGAAGAAGGCAAAGAATAAGCAAGATGCTACTGGTAAGATGTCCGATGCTGATTATGCTCGTTATAAGAAAGCGGCCAAATCTAACCCAATCAATACTGAATTTGAAAAGTATGGTTTGACACAAATTGATTTGCAAAGATTAAAGGATGTGCCAATGACAGCGGTTGGTGATTCCGTTATGGCAGATGGCTCTGATAATTTCTTGAAGTTATTTGATGATAAGAAAGTTATTGTTGATGCTGCTGTCAGTCGTCAATTGGATCCAAGTATTGATATTTTACAAAAATACAAGGATCAAGGAGTTTTGGCATCTAACGTCATGATTGGTTTAGGAACTAATGGACCATTCAATATCCAACAAGTCGGACAAATCATGGACTTAGTTGGTCCTAAGCGTCATGTCTTCTGGATCAATGTTCACGTTCCAACTAGACCTTGGGAAAAGACGGTTAATGGTGTCTTAGACGAAGCAACGAAGAAATACAAGAATTTGACAGTCATTGACTGGAACGGTTATTCAGATGGTCATACGGATTGGTTCTACGATGACAATGTTCATCCAAATCCTGAAGGTTCAATGTATTATTCTGCTTTTGTCGCAAAAGAGATTTTGAAATCATTAGATAAAAAATAGATAGGATTTTTTTATGGAATTAGAATTTTTAGGAACTGGTGCCGGAGTTCCATCAAAGGGCCGTAATGTTTCTAGTACAGCATTAAAAATGTTGGACGAACGAAATGAAGTTTGGCTTTTTGACGTTGGCGAGGCTACACAGCATCAAATATTGAAAACAACAATTAAGCCAAGAAAGATTACTAAGATTTTTATCACTCATTTGCATGGTGATCATATCTTCGGTCTTCCTGGGTTATTGTCTAGTCGTGCCAATCAAGGTGGCAATACACCATTGGAAATTTATGGACCAGTGGGAATTAAAGAATATGTCGAAACATCTTTAAAGATCACTGGTAGTAAATTAGGCTATCAAATTAAATATATCGAGTTAAAAGATGGCGGTGAAATTTTTAATGATAAAACTTTCACTGTTTATGCCGGAAAATTAAAGCATCGAGTAACTTGTTTTGGCTATCGCGTAGTTGAAAAACCACGTGTTGGTGAATTGTTAGTTGATAAATTAGCTCCTTATCACATTCCCAATGGACCAATTTTTGGTCAATTGAAAGCTGGTAAAGAGGTAACATTAGCTGATGGTACAATTTTAAATGGTCAAGATTTCATTGGACCTGATAAACCAAGTAAAATTGTGACAATTATTTCTGATACGCGTTATACGCCAGAAATTGATAAATTATCGCAAGATGCTGATGTGATCGTACATGAATCAACTTTCTCTAATGATGAGAAGAAGTTAGCTTATAACTACTTCCATTCAACAGCTACTCAAGCGGCGCAAGTTGCCAAAAGAAGCCATGCTAAAGGGTTGATTTTGACTCACATCTCTGCTAGATATACTGGTAGAGGGGCTTTGATTTTACAAAAAGAAGCTCAAAAGATTTTTAAGCCTACGAAAGTGGCTAAAGATTTTGATATTTACGAAGTACCATTTAATTAATTAGAAAAGAGGATGAGTATGGTTAATTTATTGAATCAGACGATTGTCGTAACTGGTGCATCTTCTGGAATTGGTAAAGATGTAGCGGTTAATGCTGCTAAATGTGGTGGCAATGTGATTTTGATTGCTCGTAATGAAGAAAAACTTTTACAAGTAAAAAATGAATGTATCCGTGTTGGAGCCGAAAATGCTCAGCATGAATACTTAAGCATCGATATGAGTGATCCTGACCAAATTAGTTCTGGAGTTGAAAAAATCTTTGAACTAACTGATAGTGTGGATGTTTTAGTCAATGCTGCAGGTTTTGGGGATTTCTCGAATTACATGGAAACTGATTTCGGTAAGATTGAAAAGATGTTTCGTGTAAACGTCTTAGGTTTAATGTTGATGACTCGTTTAGTGGCCTCACATATGATTGATCAAGGAATTGGTCATATCTTCAATGTCGGCTCGATGGCGGGCAAAATCACAACTCCTAAGTCTGCAGCCTATGCTGCTACCAAAGCTGCTGTAATTGCCTTCTCTGATGGTTTGAGACTAGAGTTGAAACCATTTGGAATTTATGTTACAACTATAAACCCCGGGCCAGTTAAGACTAATTTCTTTAATGTCGCCGATCATTCAGGCAATTATCTAGATTCAGTGAAGTATTTCGTCCTTGATCCTGATCAACTAGCTTGGGAAATCGTGAAGACTTTTGGTAGAAATAAACGTGAGATCAATCGTCCACGTTACATGGAATTAGCAGCAGTACTTTATAAATTGGCACCAAGTTTAGGTGATTATTTTGCTGCTACGCTTGGTAACCGTAAATAGGGGAGGATTCATATGAACGGTAAACAATCTCGATTTGTTATAGGTTTGGTTATTGCATTGATCGTCGTGATCTTTGCAGTTTTAAATGTCAATCCGGTTACTGTTAGTTTTGGATTCACACGTGTTAAATTACCATTGATTATTTTGATTATCGTTTCTTTACTTTTAGGAGCTGTAATTACGATGCTTTTGGCTACTTCAGGTAAGAAGAAAGATGATGATCTAAATCGTCACGCAAAGAAACAAATTTCTAAAGTTCAAGTATCACACGACAATCAAATTGCCGACGCATTAAAGGAAAATAATGCAAAAAAGCAAACAAAATAGTATTTTTGCTTGCTCAAACGATTTTATGATAGTATCATATTAAACGTTAGATTTGATTGAGTTAATATAAATAAAGGAGTTTTTTAAATATGGCAGTTCCAAAGAGAAAATCATCAAAACAAAGAAAGCGTCAAAGACGCGCACATCTTAAATTAGATACACCAAACATGCAATTCGACGTTGCTACTGGTGAATATCGTTTAAGTCACCACGTATCACCATCAGGTATGTACAAAGGTGAAAAAGTTATCAACAACGATAGCAAAGAAGCTTAATGAAAAAGTCAAGTTGAACTTGGCTTTTTTTTATATAGATTTAAATGATGAGGTATGACTATGAAAAAACTGAAATACGTCTTACTAATGGTTATTCCGCTATTCTTTTTACTATTGACTGGTTGTTCCAAATTAAGCCTCTCGACTACTAAAAAAGAATATAGTGCAGATGGATTAGTAGCCATTATTAAGGGTAAGGCCACTAATTATCAAAGACTTACTTATACAGTAGCGGGTGAAACAAAAAAAGTTGCTGTCGATGGGGGACACTTTGCTATCTCAGTTCCTGTTTCTGATAAGAACCAAAGAGTTCGTATCAAGGCAGTCAATGGCGATAAAACTGAAACTAGTTTGGTCAAAGTCAAAAAAGCAACGCCATTAAAGAATTACTTGGAATTTGCGCAAGCTTATAATTATACGATGTTATCAACTGGACAAGCTGACGATCAATTACAATTGATTTCTAAAAATGGTATTTCGACGCATAAAAAGAATGATGGAACTAAGTGGTATCTAAATGTTCAAAATAATCAACTAATGGGAGTTGCAACGCAATTCTCTTATAAAGACTTGAAGTCTAAGACTGGCCAAAAGAATTTTGCGACTGATTTGATGATTGTCTCTAAGTTGTTGGGAGCTGATGGCCAAAAGGTTTTGAAGGATTTTGCTAAGCAAACTAAGAATGCTGATAAAAATTCAACTAAAACTTCGATGGACTCAATAAAGTCCAATGGCATCAATTTTAATATTAATTTAGCTACCAAAGGATTTTATCTTTATATTACTAAGTATTAAAAAGGAGTTTCGTTAGGATTTTCTGGCTCTTTTTTAAATTAAGTTAAGTTAGTTTAGGATTCCGTCCTCCATAGCAAAGAAAATTTGGCTGGAACAATGTGGGCACGACTTGGAGCCTTTGCTAAGATCAGGTTCGGGCAAAGTCTTCAAGCTCGGCCTTATTCTAAGCAACAAGTTGCTAAGAATAATTTCACATTTGAGCCAATTTTCTTTGCTATTCCGGGCTAGAGTGTAGATTTATATTTTAATAGAATTAAACAAATAAAGCATTTATTCAGATAATGGTTGCGTACATTAATCGACTGTGTCTGAATAGATGCTATTTTTGAGCATAAAAAAAACGCCTAATCTGAGTAGATTAAGCGTTCTTTTCATTATTAGACTCTTTAACAGAGCTATCAAGAATCAATGGAATTACACTGAATATGATAGCAAAGACTATACTAACAATAATAGAATAGTTTGTGTTATATGTCTGTTGGTTCAAAGCACCACCGATAAAACCGGCAACTTGTCCCAGCATGATAGACCAGAAAATTACAGCAACGTATCTCATTTCTTCCATCTCACTTTCTCAAGTAGTTTAGCACATTTGAGGATTTTTCCCAATAAACTTTCACTTGCTTTTGATATAATTTTAAACAAAGGGGGCGACAAATTGCAAGCACAACTGCAAATGATGAGTAGTTTTAGTTTGTTGCATAGTCCCGCAAAATTGACAGAGTTGATTGATCAAAGTAAAGCACGTGGGTATACGGCGATTGCTTTGACAGATTTGAACAATTTATACGGTTCAATCGATTTTTATAAATATGCCAAAAAAATCGGTATTAAACCAATTATAGGTTTAACAATTGAAATAGCCGGGATTATTGAAACTGATAATACTTATCCATTATTGCTTTTAGCGAGAAATGATAAGGGTTATAAAAATTTAATAAAAATTTCATCACGAATAATGTCTACTAAAGATGCGGTTCAAATAAAAGACTTAAGAGACGTTTTGGACAATCTCTTTGTAATCACACCGGCAAGTGATGCAGAGATTCTTAAAACTGATTTGTCGGCTTATTTTACACAATTGAAGGCCCTAGTTCAGCCAGACGATTTGTATTTGGGAGTCAGTTTGTATTCTGGACAAATAGACAATGTTAAAACGATTCGAAAAATTTCTCATGACTATCAAGTACCTTTAGTAGCTTTGGGAGATGTTCGCTACGTCAATCAAGATGATCATTTAGCTTATCAGGTAGTCAATAATTTACGTACTGGTCAACGTTTTGAAAATCTGGATCAAGTGGTCGTTAATGGTGACCATTATTTACGTGACTATCAAGTTTTTGCAAGCGACTTTAGTAATGTTGACATGCAAGAAGCTATCGACAATGCTAATTCGATTGCTGAAAAATGTAATGTTGAAATTGAATTTAAAGAGACGGAACTGCCTGAATTTCAAACTCCTCAAGGAATTACTTCAATTCAATTTTTGCATGATTTGACTAATAAGGGGTTAATCAAGCGTTTAGGAACGGTACCAGCAAATTATCGTCAACGTTTGGAGTATGAATTGGGTGTAATTGACAAGATGGGTTTCTCGGATTATTTCTTGATAGTTTGGGACGTTATTAAGCATGCTCATGCTGTGGGGATTAAGACTGGTCCTGGACGTGGATCAGCGGCTGGTTCTTTAGTTTCATATTGTTTAGGAATTACTCAAGTAGATCCTATTAAGTATGATTTATTGTTTGAACGTTTCTTAAATCCTCAACGTGTTAACATGCCTGATATTGATTTGGATTTGCCCGATGATCGACGGGATGAGATGGTCATGTACATGCATGATAAATATGGATCTGATCATATGGCCCAAATCATAACTTTTGGAACTCTAGCGGCGAAAATGGCTTTAAGAGATATTTCACGGACTTTTAGTCAGACGCAATTTCAAATGTCGCAGTGGTCGAATGCGATTCCGCATAAGTTGAATATTTCTTTGAAGGAATCCTTTGAAGAATCGAGTACTCTTCGTAATTTGGTTGATAATTCTAAAGAAAATCAATTGATATTCAAAGTTGCCCAACGAATTGAAGGGATACCAAGACATTATTCGACGCACGCTGCCGGAATCGTTTTGAGTAAGAAACCGATGACTGATATTGTAGCAGTGCAGTTAGAAGATGACGGAATAAACCTGACACAACAGACGAAATATAATGTTGAAAGCGTTGGTCTGTTGAAGATGGATTTCTTAGGCTTGAAAAATTTAACTATTTTGGATAAATCCGTACAGGCAATTTCAAAACGGTATAAAAAAAAATTTATCCCTGAAAAGATACCCTTGAACGATCAAAAGACATTACAAATTTTTCAACGTGGAGCAACTGACGGTGTGTTCCAATTTGAATCTGACGGTATCAGAAGTGTTTTACGTAGACTAGTTCCAACTAGTTTTGATGATATTGTGGCTACGAATGCCTTGTATCGTCCAGGTCCTATGCAAAATATTTCAACTTTTATAGCTAGAAAACACGGGCAAGAGCCGGTTACGTACCCTGATGCTTCACTTGAAAAGATTTTGAAACCAACCTATGGAATTTTGGTTTATCAAGAGCAAGTTATGCAAGCTTCTTCAGAAATGGCTAATTTTTCTTTAGCTGATGCTGATATTTTACGTCGGGCTATTAGTAAGAAAAATGAGCAATTGATTGAAGAAAATCGTCAAAAGTTTATTGATGGAGCAGTTTCTCAGGGTCATGCAAAAGAATCAGCCCAAAAAGTTTATCAATATATTGAAAAGTTTGGTAATTATGGTTTCAACAAGTCTCACGCCGTAGCTTATTCGATGATTGCTTTTTGGTTGGCTTATATTAAAGTTCATTTTCCGGATGTCTTTTTTGCTTGTTTATTGAATTCCAATTTGAATAATGAAACAAAAGTCTCGACTTATATTCAAGATGCTAAGGACTCACACGTCAAGATCCTCAACGTTGACATCAATCAAAGTCAATTTGAATTTGTGGATTCTGAAGCAGGAATTCGTTTCGGTTTATTGAGTATCAAAGGGATGAGACGTGACTTGGCAACAGAAATCATTAAGGAACGTAATAAAGATGGCAAATTTACTAGTCCTTTGAATTTCTTACAACGCTTAGATCGACGTTTTGTTAAAAATGACTATCTGGAACCAATGATTTTATCAGGTGCTTTTGATGAATTTAATCGTAATCGTAAAGAATTATTATATGATTTTCGAGATTTAGTTGAAAGTATTCAATTGGCTGGTAGCAATTTATCATTATTTGATGTACTTGATCCTAAAAAACACCAGATCGATGATTTTTCACTGACGGAACGTTTGAATCAAGAGAAAGAATACTTAGGCGTGTACGTGTCAGGCCATCCAGTCGAGAAATACCGAGAACGTATTCTTAATTTACCTTTGGTAAAAATTGCTGAATTACATCAAACACAAAATACAGTTAACGTTTTAGGTTTAGTCAAGAATTTACGAGTGATTCGGACGAAAAAAGGTCAACGAATGTGTTTTATGACAATTGAAGATGAGACGGGTTCAATTTCCGTGACAGTTTTTCCTAAATTATTCCAACAAATTGAAGATATGGATTTAGACGGTAAGATCTTTGTCTTTGTTGGTCGTGGAAATGTCGGTCAACGTGGTGATTTGGAATTGATAGCTGATAGGTTGAATGATCCCAAACAGTTCACAATTCAATTACCGGCTGAAAAATTGTATTTGCGTGTAACTAAGCAATTAGATACGCCACAGAATTTGGAAAAATTGTATGAAATAATTGCTGAATCTAAAGGAAAAATGCCAGTGATTATTTATCGCGAAAAAAATCGACAAGCATTACTCTTGAAATCTAATCGTTGGATAGACTTTAATAGTAACGTGCGGAATAAGTTGGAAATGTTCTTAGGTAAACGGAGTGTTTTAGTGAAAAAAAGCAATTAATTTATCTTAAAACGTTTTCAGCTCTACAACTTAATCAGTAAAAATGTTATATTTGATTAGGTTTTGTTTTAGAAACAAATAATTTTGGAGTGTGAACAAATG comes from Companilactobacillus pabuli and encodes:
- the pfkB gene encoding 1-phosphofructokinase — translated: MIYTITVNPSIDYVLQLKNLNTGEVNRTSNDVKLPGGKGINVSRILKELKLDSTALGFVGGATGSMFEELLSQHNLKTSFTKVKEDTRINVKINAVDQNEETEINGAGPQISESEKKTFMDNLNTIGDGDIVIMAGSLCKNLNSDFYLDIAKKIQKNGAEFVIDTTGQALLDTLPLHPLVVKPNHHELADLFNVTFKDEQEIITYARKLLEQGAKHALVSMAGDGALLVTKDKAYKANAPKGTVINSVGAGDSMIAGFSGTFMDTKDPIESFHIGAACGSATAFSQDIATKEKIDEVYKQITITEL
- a CDS encoding DeoR/GlpR family DNA-binding transcription regulator encodes the protein MLTEERQQIILEQLKIHNIVKLHDLIPLTGASESTLRRDLQDLENCHKLLRIHGGAQNVISLHEEPALSQKAAVHINEKKMIGQTAASLVQNNEVIFLDSGTTIQFMIPYLIEHTDLLVITNSVDNASMLADYKVNTFIPGGKLKSSTKALVGSTIIQTLENYHFDHAFIGTNGFSTDAGYTTPDPEEAAIKRLAIAHSNQAFVLSDSSKFSQVSFSRFATLDEVPLITNKLSEKEFSLLNKYTKIMEAK
- the obgE gene encoding GTPase ObgE — translated: MLMFVDNVKITVRSGKGGDGAVAFRHEKYVPLGGPSGGDGGRGGDIILKANEGMNTLMDFRYKRIFKAQPGQNGQIKGMYGHKADPVYINVPTGTSVYDVESGRLIGDLIENNQELVVAKGGDGGRGNIHFANSKNQAPEVAENGEPGQEKIIKLELKLIADVGLVGFPSVGKSTLLSVSTSAKPKIAAYHFTTLSPNLGMVRLESGRDFVIADLPGLIEGASNGVGLGIQFLRHVERTRVILHLVDMDPNNGRDPYEDYLAIRKELGNYDENVLKRPEVIVPTKLDIPGSEERLAEFKEKLPEDADIFPISSIQHTGVKALMNHTSEVLSKAEPIHFDVQTDETKEYNYEPEKKAFTIEKDGEHSFVVKGAKVELLLQRTNLDHQDGIMRFARQLKSMGIEDALIDAGAESGDSVTILDFTFEFI
- a CDS encoding acyltransferase family protein, with product MNKSPKRRFITGFDGLRTLGVIGVIMYHLNPNIFSGGYLGVPIFFLISGYLITDHYFNTVDYGGSFSLSNFYTKRIKRLYPGMLFVLLASGAYIVLFLKDLLYHLDQIFVTNVLNVYNWWQIFNGQSYFERFANNESPFTHLWTLSIEGQFYIVWPILLILFTKYGVKKSRIFGFSMVLSIASAIWMAILFKPGVDPSRIYYGTDTRLFSILLGCGLALIWPAEKLKSGLKKNDKLKLNLVGLLSFALMLLMIFTIKDNDPFLYRGGMFIFSITTCIFIAVVAHPDSFWNGVLSNRVFHYVGTRSYGLYLYQFPVMIFFESKFKNIADHPILYPVIEVILIVLVTEFSFRFVEQPLAHAKWQDVKNFFRSSTSVQRVLALVIAVISMTGCYSVVKAVSAPNPNVNHSELATKINKNEKANKAKKQKAIENLKKAKNKQDATGKMSDADYARYKKAAKSNPINTEFEKYGLTQIDLQRLKDVPMTAVGDSVMADGSDNFLKLFDDKKVIVDAAVSRQLDPSIDILQKYKDQGVLASNVMIGLGTNGPFNIQQVGQIMDLVGPKRHVFWINVHVPTRPWEKTVNGVLDEATKKYKNLTVIDWNGYSDGHTDWFYDDNVHPNPEGSMYYSAFVAKEILKSLDKK
- the rnz gene encoding ribonuclease Z — encoded protein: MELEFLGTGAGVPSKGRNVSSTALKMLDERNEVWLFDVGEATQHQILKTTIKPRKITKIFITHLHGDHIFGLPGLLSSRANQGGNTPLEIYGPVGIKEYVETSLKITGSKLGYQIKYIELKDGGEIFNDKTFTVYAGKLKHRVTCFGYRVVEKPRVGELLVDKLAPYHIPNGPIFGQLKAGKEVTLADGTILNGQDFIGPDKPSKIVTIISDTRYTPEIDKLSQDADVIVHESTFSNDEKKLAYNYFHSTATQAAQVAKRSHAKGLILTHISARYTGRGALILQKEAQKIFKPTKVAKDFDIYEVPFN
- a CDS encoding SDR family NAD(P)-dependent oxidoreductase, producing the protein MVNLLNQTIVVTGASSGIGKDVAVNAAKCGGNVILIARNEEKLLQVKNECIRVGAENAQHEYLSIDMSDPDQISSGVEKIFELTDSVDVLVNAAGFGDFSNYMETDFGKIEKMFRVNVLGLMLMTRLVASHMIDQGIGHIFNVGSMAGKITTPKSAAYAATKAAVIAFSDGLRLELKPFGIYVTTINPGPVKTNFFNVADHSGNYLDSVKYFVLDPDQLAWEIVKTFGRNKREINRPRYMELAAVLYKLAPSLGDYFAATLGNRK
- a CDS encoding lipopolysaccharide assembly protein LapA domain-containing protein, with protein sequence MNGKQSRFVIGLVIALIVVIFAVLNVNPVTVSFGFTRVKLPLIILIIVSLLLGAVITMLLATSGKKKDDDLNRHAKKQISKVQVSHDNQIADALKENNAKKQTK
- the rpmF gene encoding 50S ribosomal protein L32, which translates into the protein MAVPKRKSSKQRKRQRRAHLKLDTPNMQFDVATGEYRLSHHVSPSGMYKGEKVINNDSKEA
- a CDS encoding YjzD family protein, translated to MEEMRYVAVIFWSIMLGQVAGFIGGALNQQTYNTNYSIIVSIVFAIIFSVIPLILDSSVKESNNEKNA